One Ahaetulla prasina isolate Xishuangbanna chromosome 1, ASM2864084v1, whole genome shotgun sequence DNA window includes the following coding sequences:
- the BEND3 gene encoding BEN domain-containing protein 3 isoform X3, with the protein MTYHTATNLIPQGFEEEQNMDSAELFDDEDNTDGIKNNMKGETDKEDEVLDCSVISKPEKNSLDGLITCLQDINKRKRTSFGLDGSGNHKEILPSVKKRGITQEDQTSNLKCRDGLPTQEDAEQPSKSKNSSLTWICEETLNNTVMPSYKKPLYGISHKITEKKTLPGTEQFTTFELFEKINPSSPSTLRTLNEQRKRETSNITAESDSNIYSLIQKMFYTLNTLNSNMTQLHSKVDLLSLEVSRIKKHVSPIDAVAEFKPPPEYQLTASELKQIMDQSTSGGDLACRLLVQLFPELFSEDELSKACTTCGYLNKKKLESLHLQLIRNYVEVCYPSVKNPAVWQAECLPQVNDFFNSFWAQRDMENSQPDIQSSSFYESDHINDKDDDEILSIDRNTSVASEWVFDAQDINEFLDEASSPGEFCVFLLHRLFPELFDHRKLAERYSCYGECGKQELDPQRLQVIRRYTEIYFPAMQERKAWLQHCVQRINDELESMYMDDSENEQIRDDCYDSSSLPDDVSVIKVEDNFEYERPGRRSKKIWLVPIDFDKLDIPSPDFDVPVSDYLLSKEQLKNIYESSLSIGNFASRLLVHLFPELFTPENLRKQYNCSGSLGKKQLDPIRIKLIRHYVQMLYPRAKNDRVWTLEFVGKLDERCRRRDTEQRRTYQLQRKVHVPGPERREFLTYAINPERFKEEFEGPPLPPERSNKDFCKIPLEELIVPPPDFSVPSLYLLSDKEVREIVQQSLSVGNFAARLLVRLFPELFTSDNLRLQYNHSGACNKKQLDPVRLRLIRHYVEAVYPVEKMDEVWHYECIPSIDERCRRPNRKKCDILKKAKKAKK; encoded by the exons ATGACATACCACACTGCTACAAATTTAATTCCTCAAGGATTTGAAG AGGAACAGAATATGGATTCAGCTGAATTATTTGATGATGAAGATAATACTGACG gtattaaaaataatatgaaagGAGAAACTGATAAAGAAGATGAAGTGCTAGACTGTTCtgtgatttcaaaacctgaaaaaAATTCACTGGATGGTTTAATAACTTGCCTACAAGACATCAACAAGCGAAAACGAACCTCATTTGGTTTGGATGGTTCAGGAAATCACAAAGAAATCCTGCCAAGTGTGAAAAAAAGAGGCATTACACAAGAG gaTCAGACCTCAAACTTGAAATGCAGAGATGGATTGCCTACTCAGGAAGATGCTGAACAGCCAAGCAAGAGCAAAAATTCCAGTCTAACATGGATTTGTGAAGAAACTTTGAATAACACAGTTATGCCTTCATATAAGAAACCTCTTTATGGGATCTCTCACAAAATTACAGAGAAGAAGACTTTGCCAGGAACAGAACAGTTTACCACCTTTGAGTTATTTGAAAAGATTAATCCTAGCAGTCCTTCTACTCTTAGGACTTTGAATGAGCAGCGGAAAAGAGAAACAAGCAATATTACTGCCGAATCTGATTCAAATATCTATTCTTTAATACAAAAAATgttttatacactgaatacattaAATTCTAACATGACTCAACTGCATAGCAAAGTAGATCTGCTGTCACTAGAAGTCAGTAGAATTAAGAAACATGTCAGCCCAATAGATGCTGTTGCAGAATTCAAGCCCCCTCCTGAGTATCAACTGACTGCCTCAGAACTCAAACAGATTATGGATCAAAGTACATCAGGTGGTGATCTGGCTTGCCGATTACTTGTACAACTTTTTCCAGAACTCTTTAGTGAGGATGAATTAAGTAAGGCCTGCACCACATGTGGTTATCTTAATAAAAAGAAACTTGAATCACTTCATCTGCAACTCATCCGAAATTATGTGGAAGTCTGTTATCCATCTGTGAAAAATCCTGCTGTTTGGCAAGCAGAATGTTTGCCTCAGGTCAATGACTTTTTCAATAGTTTTTGGGCTCAGAGAGATATGGAAAATAGTCAACCAGATATACAATCCTCCAGTTTTTATGAGTCTGATCATATTAATGATAAGGATGATGATGAAATTCTATCTATTGATAGAAATACTTCCGTTGCCTCAGAATGGGTTTTTGATGCTCAGGATATAAATGAATTTTTAGATGAAGCATCTTCTCCTGGAGAATTTTGTGTATTTTTGCTACACAGATTGTTTCCAGAACTCTTTGATCATAGAAAATTGGCTGAAAGATACAGCTGTTATGGAGAATGTGGAAAACAAGAACTTGATCCACAGCGACTTCAGGTAATCCGCAGATATACAGAGATTTACTTTCCTGCTATGCAGGAGAGAAAGGCTTGGTTACAGCATTGTGTTCAGCGAATAAATGATGAACTTGAAAGCATGTATATGGATGACAGTGAGAATGAACAGATAAGAGATGATTGCTACGATTCTTCAAGTTTGCCTGATGATGTGTCAGTTATAAAAGTAGAAGATAATTTTGAATATGAAAGACCGGGTAGAAGATCAAAAAAGATTTGGCTTGTTCCCATAGACTTTGATAAACTTGATATTCCTTCCCCTGATTTTGATGTTCCTGTCTCAGATTATCTGTTAAGTAAGGAGCAGCTTAAGAATATATATGAAAGTAGCTTGTCTATAGGTAATTTTGCTTCTCGATTGCTAGTTCACTTATTTCCTGAATTGTTTACCCCTGAAAACTTAAGGAAACAATACAATTGTAGTGGCTCATTAGGCAAAAAACAACTCGATCCTATTAGAATTAAATTGATTCGACACTACGTGCAAATGCTGTATCCAAGAGCTAAGAATGATAGAGTATGGACACTGGAATTTGTTGGGAAACTGGATGAAAGATGTCGTCGGAGAGATACTGAACAGAGACGCACATACCAGTTGCAGCGAAAAGTCCATGTACCGGGACCTGAGAGGAGAGAATTCCTGACCTATGCAATAAACCCAGAACGATTTAAAGAGGAATTTGAAGGGCCACCATTGCCTCCCGAAAGAAGCAACAAAGACTTTTGCAAGATACCACTTGAGGAACTTATTGTTCCTCCACCAGACTTTTCTGTGCCTTCTCTATATTTGCTGTCTGATAAAGAGGTAAGAGAGATAGTACAACAAAGTCTTTCAGTTGGTAACTTTGCTGCCAGACTCTTAGTAAGACTTTTTCCAGAGCTTTTTACTTCAGATAACCTCAGACTGCAATACAACCATTCAGGGGCTTGTAACAAGAAGCAGCTTGATCCTGTCAGACTGAGACTCATCCGCCATTATGTTGAAGCTGTTTATCCTGTTGAAAAGATGGATGAAGTTTGGCATTATGAATGTATACCAAGCATTGATGAAAGATGCAGACGtccaaatagaaaaaaatgtgacATATTGAAAAAAGCCAAGAAAGCAAAAAAGTGA
- the BEND3 gene encoding BEN domain-containing protein 3 isoform X1, translating into MGRWAGPRSARGRRRETGGGGCVRSVHACGTAYWSLFFFSRASARARARRQWLDFVSQPARRPPSFPSPADSVSRVAAAVPRGPVSLCGNDTRSRHVTRERSARTLSHTDTRAHTRTLTQSAKGVGKLGEPDTAVLFFFLIIIIFIYLKKKTTHKPTRDQESPPSFFPQCLRREPEEQNMDSAELFDDEDNTDGIKNNMKGETDKEDEVLDCSVISKPEKNSLDGLITCLQDINKRKRTSFGLDGSGNHKEILPSVKKRGITQEDQTSNLKCRDGLPTQEDAEQPSKSKNSSLTWICEETLNNTVMPSYKKPLYGISHKITEKKTLPGTEQFTTFELFEKINPSSPSTLRTLNEQRKRETSNITAESDSNIYSLIQKMFYTLNTLNSNMTQLHSKVDLLSLEVSRIKKHVSPIDAVAEFKPPPEYQLTASELKQIMDQSTSGGDLACRLLVQLFPELFSEDELSKACTTCGYLNKKKLESLHLQLIRNYVEVCYPSVKNPAVWQAECLPQVNDFFNSFWAQRDMENSQPDIQSSSFYESDHINDKDDDEILSIDRNTSVASEWVFDAQDINEFLDEASSPGEFCVFLLHRLFPELFDHRKLAERYSCYGECGKQELDPQRLQVIRRYTEIYFPAMQERKAWLQHCVQRINDELESMYMDDSENEQIRDDCYDSSSLPDDVSVIKVEDNFEYERPGRRSKKIWLVPIDFDKLDIPSPDFDVPVSDYLLSKEQLKNIYESSLSIGNFASRLLVHLFPELFTPENLRKQYNCSGSLGKKQLDPIRIKLIRHYVQMLYPRAKNDRVWTLEFVGKLDERCRRRDTEQRRTYQLQRKVHVPGPERREFLTYAINPERFKEEFEGPPLPPERSNKDFCKIPLEELIVPPPDFSVPSLYLLSDKEVREIVQQSLSVGNFAARLLVRLFPELFTSDNLRLQYNHSGACNKKQLDPVRLRLIRHYVEAVYPVEKMDEVWHYECIPSIDERCRRPNRKKCDILKKAKKAKK; encoded by the exons ATGGGGAGGTGGGCGGGGCCCAGAAGTGCAcgcgggaggaggagggagactgGAGGGGGGGGGTGCGTGCGTTCCGTGCATGCGTGTGGAACCGCATactggagtcttttttttttttctcgagcgagcgcgcgcgcgcgcgcgcggcgGCAATGGCTGGACTTCGTCAGCCAGCCCGCCCGGCGccccccctcctttccctcccctgcaGATTCTGTGTCCCGGGTGGCCGCAGCAGTTCCTCGGGGCCCAGTGTCCTTGTGCGGAAATGACACACGGTCCCGTCACGTCACGCGAGAGCGGAGCGCGCGGACCCTCTCGCACACAGATACACGCGCGCACACTCGCACACTCACACAAAGCGCCAAGGGGGTGGGAAAGCTGGGGGAGCCAGACACggccgttctttttttttttttaattattattatatttatttatttaaaaaaaaaaaccacccacaaACCCACCCGAGACCAAGAGTCCCCACCCTCCTTTTTTCCACAGTGCCTAAGACGGGAGCCAG AGGAACAGAATATGGATTCAGCTGAATTATTTGATGATGAAGATAATACTGACG gtattaaaaataatatgaaagGAGAAACTGATAAAGAAGATGAAGTGCTAGACTGTTCtgtgatttcaaaacctgaaaaaAATTCACTGGATGGTTTAATAACTTGCCTACAAGACATCAACAAGCGAAAACGAACCTCATTTGGTTTGGATGGTTCAGGAAATCACAAAGAAATCCTGCCAAGTGTGAAAAAAAGAGGCATTACACAAGAG gaTCAGACCTCAAACTTGAAATGCAGAGATGGATTGCCTACTCAGGAAGATGCTGAACAGCCAAGCAAGAGCAAAAATTCCAGTCTAACATGGATTTGTGAAGAAACTTTGAATAACACAGTTATGCCTTCATATAAGAAACCTCTTTATGGGATCTCTCACAAAATTACAGAGAAGAAGACTTTGCCAGGAACAGAACAGTTTACCACCTTTGAGTTATTTGAAAAGATTAATCCTAGCAGTCCTTCTACTCTTAGGACTTTGAATGAGCAGCGGAAAAGAGAAACAAGCAATATTACTGCCGAATCTGATTCAAATATCTATTCTTTAATACAAAAAATgttttatacactgaatacattaAATTCTAACATGACTCAACTGCATAGCAAAGTAGATCTGCTGTCACTAGAAGTCAGTAGAATTAAGAAACATGTCAGCCCAATAGATGCTGTTGCAGAATTCAAGCCCCCTCCTGAGTATCAACTGACTGCCTCAGAACTCAAACAGATTATGGATCAAAGTACATCAGGTGGTGATCTGGCTTGCCGATTACTTGTACAACTTTTTCCAGAACTCTTTAGTGAGGATGAATTAAGTAAGGCCTGCACCACATGTGGTTATCTTAATAAAAAGAAACTTGAATCACTTCATCTGCAACTCATCCGAAATTATGTGGAAGTCTGTTATCCATCTGTGAAAAATCCTGCTGTTTGGCAAGCAGAATGTTTGCCTCAGGTCAATGACTTTTTCAATAGTTTTTGGGCTCAGAGAGATATGGAAAATAGTCAACCAGATATACAATCCTCCAGTTTTTATGAGTCTGATCATATTAATGATAAGGATGATGATGAAATTCTATCTATTGATAGAAATACTTCCGTTGCCTCAGAATGGGTTTTTGATGCTCAGGATATAAATGAATTTTTAGATGAAGCATCTTCTCCTGGAGAATTTTGTGTATTTTTGCTACACAGATTGTTTCCAGAACTCTTTGATCATAGAAAATTGGCTGAAAGATACAGCTGTTATGGAGAATGTGGAAAACAAGAACTTGATCCACAGCGACTTCAGGTAATCCGCAGATATACAGAGATTTACTTTCCTGCTATGCAGGAGAGAAAGGCTTGGTTACAGCATTGTGTTCAGCGAATAAATGATGAACTTGAAAGCATGTATATGGATGACAGTGAGAATGAACAGATAAGAGATGATTGCTACGATTCTTCAAGTTTGCCTGATGATGTGTCAGTTATAAAAGTAGAAGATAATTTTGAATATGAAAGACCGGGTAGAAGATCAAAAAAGATTTGGCTTGTTCCCATAGACTTTGATAAACTTGATATTCCTTCCCCTGATTTTGATGTTCCTGTCTCAGATTATCTGTTAAGTAAGGAGCAGCTTAAGAATATATATGAAAGTAGCTTGTCTATAGGTAATTTTGCTTCTCGATTGCTAGTTCACTTATTTCCTGAATTGTTTACCCCTGAAAACTTAAGGAAACAATACAATTGTAGTGGCTCATTAGGCAAAAAACAACTCGATCCTATTAGAATTAAATTGATTCGACACTACGTGCAAATGCTGTATCCAAGAGCTAAGAATGATAGAGTATGGACACTGGAATTTGTTGGGAAACTGGATGAAAGATGTCGTCGGAGAGATACTGAACAGAGACGCACATACCAGTTGCAGCGAAAAGTCCATGTACCGGGACCTGAGAGGAGAGAATTCCTGACCTATGCAATAAACCCAGAACGATTTAAAGAGGAATTTGAAGGGCCACCATTGCCTCCCGAAAGAAGCAACAAAGACTTTTGCAAGATACCACTTGAGGAACTTATTGTTCCTCCACCAGACTTTTCTGTGCCTTCTCTATATTTGCTGTCTGATAAAGAGGTAAGAGAGATAGTACAACAAAGTCTTTCAGTTGGTAACTTTGCTGCCAGACTCTTAGTAAGACTTTTTCCAGAGCTTTTTACTTCAGATAACCTCAGACTGCAATACAACCATTCAGGGGCTTGTAACAAGAAGCAGCTTGATCCTGTCAGACTGAGACTCATCCGCCATTATGTTGAAGCTGTTTATCCTGTTGAAAAGATGGATGAAGTTTGGCATTATGAATGTATACCAAGCATTGATGAAAGATGCAGACGtccaaatagaaaaaaatgtgacATATTGAAAAAAGCCAAGAAAGCAAAAAAGTGA
- the BEND3 gene encoding BEN domain-containing protein 3 isoform X2: MGRWAGPRSARGRRRETGGGGCVRSVHACGTAYWSLFFFSRASARARARRQWLDFVSQPARRPPSFPSPADSVSRVAAAVPRGPVSLCGNDTRSRHVTRERSARTLSHTDTRAHTRTLTQSAKGVGKLGEPDTAVLFFFLIIIIFIYLKKKTTHKPTRDQESPPSFFPQCLRREPEEQNMDSAELFDDEDNTDGIKNNMKGETDKEDEVLDCSVISKPEKNSLDGLITCLQDINKRKRTSFGLDGSGNHKEILPSVKKRGITQETSNLKCRDGLPTQEDAEQPSKSKNSSLTWICEETLNNTVMPSYKKPLYGISHKITEKKTLPGTEQFTTFELFEKINPSSPSTLRTLNEQRKRETSNITAESDSNIYSLIQKMFYTLNTLNSNMTQLHSKVDLLSLEVSRIKKHVSPIDAVAEFKPPPEYQLTASELKQIMDQSTSGGDLACRLLVQLFPELFSEDELSKACTTCGYLNKKKLESLHLQLIRNYVEVCYPSVKNPAVWQAECLPQVNDFFNSFWAQRDMENSQPDIQSSSFYESDHINDKDDDEILSIDRNTSVASEWVFDAQDINEFLDEASSPGEFCVFLLHRLFPELFDHRKLAERYSCYGECGKQELDPQRLQVIRRYTEIYFPAMQERKAWLQHCVQRINDELESMYMDDSENEQIRDDCYDSSSLPDDVSVIKVEDNFEYERPGRRSKKIWLVPIDFDKLDIPSPDFDVPVSDYLLSKEQLKNIYESSLSIGNFASRLLVHLFPELFTPENLRKQYNCSGSLGKKQLDPIRIKLIRHYVQMLYPRAKNDRVWTLEFVGKLDERCRRRDTEQRRTYQLQRKVHVPGPERREFLTYAINPERFKEEFEGPPLPPERSNKDFCKIPLEELIVPPPDFSVPSLYLLSDKEVREIVQQSLSVGNFAARLLVRLFPELFTSDNLRLQYNHSGACNKKQLDPVRLRLIRHYVEAVYPVEKMDEVWHYECIPSIDERCRRPNRKKCDILKKAKKAKK, from the exons ATGGGGAGGTGGGCGGGGCCCAGAAGTGCAcgcgggaggaggagggagactgGAGGGGGGGGGTGCGTGCGTTCCGTGCATGCGTGTGGAACCGCATactggagtcttttttttttttctcgagcgagcgcgcgcgcgcgcgcgcggcgGCAATGGCTGGACTTCGTCAGCCAGCCCGCCCGGCGccccccctcctttccctcccctgcaGATTCTGTGTCCCGGGTGGCCGCAGCAGTTCCTCGGGGCCCAGTGTCCTTGTGCGGAAATGACACACGGTCCCGTCACGTCACGCGAGAGCGGAGCGCGCGGACCCTCTCGCACACAGATACACGCGCGCACACTCGCACACTCACACAAAGCGCCAAGGGGGTGGGAAAGCTGGGGGAGCCAGACACggccgttctttttttttttttaattattattatatttatttatttaaaaaaaaaaaccacccacaaACCCACCCGAGACCAAGAGTCCCCACCCTCCTTTTTTCCACAGTGCCTAAGACGGGAGCCAG AGGAACAGAATATGGATTCAGCTGAATTATTTGATGATGAAGATAATACTGACG gtattaaaaataatatgaaagGAGAAACTGATAAAGAAGATGAAGTGCTAGACTGTTCtgtgatttcaaaacctgaaaaaAATTCACTGGATGGTTTAATAACTTGCCTACAAGACATCAACAAGCGAAAACGAACCTCATTTGGTTTGGATGGTTCAGGAAATCACAAAGAAATCCTGCCAAGTGTGAAAAAAAGAGGCATTACACAAGAG ACCTCAAACTTGAAATGCAGAGATGGATTGCCTACTCAGGAAGATGCTGAACAGCCAAGCAAGAGCAAAAATTCCAGTCTAACATGGATTTGTGAAGAAACTTTGAATAACACAGTTATGCCTTCATATAAGAAACCTCTTTATGGGATCTCTCACAAAATTACAGAGAAGAAGACTTTGCCAGGAACAGAACAGTTTACCACCTTTGAGTTATTTGAAAAGATTAATCCTAGCAGTCCTTCTACTCTTAGGACTTTGAATGAGCAGCGGAAAAGAGAAACAAGCAATATTACTGCCGAATCTGATTCAAATATCTATTCTTTAATACAAAAAATgttttatacactgaatacattaAATTCTAACATGACTCAACTGCATAGCAAAGTAGATCTGCTGTCACTAGAAGTCAGTAGAATTAAGAAACATGTCAGCCCAATAGATGCTGTTGCAGAATTCAAGCCCCCTCCTGAGTATCAACTGACTGCCTCAGAACTCAAACAGATTATGGATCAAAGTACATCAGGTGGTGATCTGGCTTGCCGATTACTTGTACAACTTTTTCCAGAACTCTTTAGTGAGGATGAATTAAGTAAGGCCTGCACCACATGTGGTTATCTTAATAAAAAGAAACTTGAATCACTTCATCTGCAACTCATCCGAAATTATGTGGAAGTCTGTTATCCATCTGTGAAAAATCCTGCTGTTTGGCAAGCAGAATGTTTGCCTCAGGTCAATGACTTTTTCAATAGTTTTTGGGCTCAGAGAGATATGGAAAATAGTCAACCAGATATACAATCCTCCAGTTTTTATGAGTCTGATCATATTAATGATAAGGATGATGATGAAATTCTATCTATTGATAGAAATACTTCCGTTGCCTCAGAATGGGTTTTTGATGCTCAGGATATAAATGAATTTTTAGATGAAGCATCTTCTCCTGGAGAATTTTGTGTATTTTTGCTACACAGATTGTTTCCAGAACTCTTTGATCATAGAAAATTGGCTGAAAGATACAGCTGTTATGGAGAATGTGGAAAACAAGAACTTGATCCACAGCGACTTCAGGTAATCCGCAGATATACAGAGATTTACTTTCCTGCTATGCAGGAGAGAAAGGCTTGGTTACAGCATTGTGTTCAGCGAATAAATGATGAACTTGAAAGCATGTATATGGATGACAGTGAGAATGAACAGATAAGAGATGATTGCTACGATTCTTCAAGTTTGCCTGATGATGTGTCAGTTATAAAAGTAGAAGATAATTTTGAATATGAAAGACCGGGTAGAAGATCAAAAAAGATTTGGCTTGTTCCCATAGACTTTGATAAACTTGATATTCCTTCCCCTGATTTTGATGTTCCTGTCTCAGATTATCTGTTAAGTAAGGAGCAGCTTAAGAATATATATGAAAGTAGCTTGTCTATAGGTAATTTTGCTTCTCGATTGCTAGTTCACTTATTTCCTGAATTGTTTACCCCTGAAAACTTAAGGAAACAATACAATTGTAGTGGCTCATTAGGCAAAAAACAACTCGATCCTATTAGAATTAAATTGATTCGACACTACGTGCAAATGCTGTATCCAAGAGCTAAGAATGATAGAGTATGGACACTGGAATTTGTTGGGAAACTGGATGAAAGATGTCGTCGGAGAGATACTGAACAGAGACGCACATACCAGTTGCAGCGAAAAGTCCATGTACCGGGACCTGAGAGGAGAGAATTCCTGACCTATGCAATAAACCCAGAACGATTTAAAGAGGAATTTGAAGGGCCACCATTGCCTCCCGAAAGAAGCAACAAAGACTTTTGCAAGATACCACTTGAGGAACTTATTGTTCCTCCACCAGACTTTTCTGTGCCTTCTCTATATTTGCTGTCTGATAAAGAGGTAAGAGAGATAGTACAACAAAGTCTTTCAGTTGGTAACTTTGCTGCCAGACTCTTAGTAAGACTTTTTCCAGAGCTTTTTACTTCAGATAACCTCAGACTGCAATACAACCATTCAGGGGCTTGTAACAAGAAGCAGCTTGATCCTGTCAGACTGAGACTCATCCGCCATTATGTTGAAGCTGTTTATCCTGTTGAAAAGATGGATGAAGTTTGGCATTATGAATGTATACCAAGCATTGATGAAAGATGCAGACGtccaaatagaaaaaaatgtgacATATTGAAAAAAGCCAAGAAAGCAAAAAAGTGA
- the BEND3 gene encoding BEN domain-containing protein 3 isoform X4: MKQNSEEQNMDSAELFDDEDNTDGIKNNMKGETDKEDEVLDCSVISKPEKNSLDGLITCLQDINKRKRTSFGLDGSGNHKEILPSVKKRGITQEDQTSNLKCRDGLPTQEDAEQPSKSKNSSLTWICEETLNNTVMPSYKKPLYGISHKITEKKTLPGTEQFTTFELFEKINPSSPSTLRTLNEQRKRETSNITAESDSNIYSLIQKMFYTLNTLNSNMTQLHSKVDLLSLEVSRIKKHVSPIDAVAEFKPPPEYQLTASELKQIMDQSTSGGDLACRLLVQLFPELFSEDELSKACTTCGYLNKKKLESLHLQLIRNYVEVCYPSVKNPAVWQAECLPQVNDFFNSFWAQRDMENSQPDIQSSSFYESDHINDKDDDEILSIDRNTSVASEWVFDAQDINEFLDEASSPGEFCVFLLHRLFPELFDHRKLAERYSCYGECGKQELDPQRLQVIRRYTEIYFPAMQERKAWLQHCVQRINDELESMYMDDSENEQIRDDCYDSSSLPDDVSVIKVEDNFEYERPGRRSKKIWLVPIDFDKLDIPSPDFDVPVSDYLLSKEQLKNIYESSLSIGNFASRLLVHLFPELFTPENLRKQYNCSGSLGKKQLDPIRIKLIRHYVQMLYPRAKNDRVWTLEFVGKLDERCRRRDTEQRRTYQLQRKVHVPGPERREFLTYAINPERFKEEFEGPPLPPERSNKDFCKIPLEELIVPPPDFSVPSLYLLSDKEVREIVQQSLSVGNFAARLLVRLFPELFTSDNLRLQYNHSGACNKKQLDPVRLRLIRHYVEAVYPVEKMDEVWHYECIPSIDERCRRPNRKKCDILKKAKKAKK, encoded by the exons atgaaacaaaactcag AGGAACAGAATATGGATTCAGCTGAATTATTTGATGATGAAGATAATACTGACG gtattaaaaataatatgaaagGAGAAACTGATAAAGAAGATGAAGTGCTAGACTGTTCtgtgatttcaaaacctgaaaaaAATTCACTGGATGGTTTAATAACTTGCCTACAAGACATCAACAAGCGAAAACGAACCTCATTTGGTTTGGATGGTTCAGGAAATCACAAAGAAATCCTGCCAAGTGTGAAAAAAAGAGGCATTACACAAGAG gaTCAGACCTCAAACTTGAAATGCAGAGATGGATTGCCTACTCAGGAAGATGCTGAACAGCCAAGCAAGAGCAAAAATTCCAGTCTAACATGGATTTGTGAAGAAACTTTGAATAACACAGTTATGCCTTCATATAAGAAACCTCTTTATGGGATCTCTCACAAAATTACAGAGAAGAAGACTTTGCCAGGAACAGAACAGTTTACCACCTTTGAGTTATTTGAAAAGATTAATCCTAGCAGTCCTTCTACTCTTAGGACTTTGAATGAGCAGCGGAAAAGAGAAACAAGCAATATTACTGCCGAATCTGATTCAAATATCTATTCTTTAATACAAAAAATgttttatacactgaatacattaAATTCTAACATGACTCAACTGCATAGCAAAGTAGATCTGCTGTCACTAGAAGTCAGTAGAATTAAGAAACATGTCAGCCCAATAGATGCTGTTGCAGAATTCAAGCCCCCTCCTGAGTATCAACTGACTGCCTCAGAACTCAAACAGATTATGGATCAAAGTACATCAGGTGGTGATCTGGCTTGCCGATTACTTGTACAACTTTTTCCAGAACTCTTTAGTGAGGATGAATTAAGTAAGGCCTGCACCACATGTGGTTATCTTAATAAAAAGAAACTTGAATCACTTCATCTGCAACTCATCCGAAATTATGTGGAAGTCTGTTATCCATCTGTGAAAAATCCTGCTGTTTGGCAAGCAGAATGTTTGCCTCAGGTCAATGACTTTTTCAATAGTTTTTGGGCTCAGAGAGATATGGAAAATAGTCAACCAGATATACAATCCTCCAGTTTTTATGAGTCTGATCATATTAATGATAAGGATGATGATGAAATTCTATCTATTGATAGAAATACTTCCGTTGCCTCAGAATGGGTTTTTGATGCTCAGGATATAAATGAATTTTTAGATGAAGCATCTTCTCCTGGAGAATTTTGTGTATTTTTGCTACACAGATTGTTTCCAGAACTCTTTGATCATAGAAAATTGGCTGAAAGATACAGCTGTTATGGAGAATGTGGAAAACAAGAACTTGATCCACAGCGACTTCAGGTAATCCGCAGATATACAGAGATTTACTTTCCTGCTATGCAGGAGAGAAAGGCTTGGTTACAGCATTGTGTTCAGCGAATAAATGATGAACTTGAAAGCATGTATATGGATGACAGTGAGAATGAACAGATAAGAGATGATTGCTACGATTCTTCAAGTTTGCCTGATGATGTGTCAGTTATAAAAGTAGAAGATAATTTTGAATATGAAAGACCGGGTAGAAGATCAAAAAAGATTTGGCTTGTTCCCATAGACTTTGATAAACTTGATATTCCTTCCCCTGATTTTGATGTTCCTGTCTCAGATTATCTGTTAAGTAAGGAGCAGCTTAAGAATATATATGAAAGTAGCTTGTCTATAGGTAATTTTGCTTCTCGATTGCTAGTTCACTTATTTCCTGAATTGTTTACCCCTGAAAACTTAAGGAAACAATACAATTGTAGTGGCTCATTAGGCAAAAAACAACTCGATCCTATTAGAATTAAATTGATTCGACACTACGTGCAAATGCTGTATCCAAGAGCTAAGAATGATAGAGTATGGACACTGGAATTTGTTGGGAAACTGGATGAAAGATGTCGTCGGAGAGATACTGAACAGAGACGCACATACCAGTTGCAGCGAAAAGTCCATGTACCGGGACCTGAGAGGAGAGAATTCCTGACCTATGCAATAAACCCAGAACGATTTAAAGAGGAATTTGAAGGGCCACCATTGCCTCCCGAAAGAAGCAACAAAGACTTTTGCAAGATACCACTTGAGGAACTTATTGTTCCTCCACCAGACTTTTCTGTGCCTTCTCTATATTTGCTGTCTGATAAAGAGGTAAGAGAGATAGTACAACAAAGTCTTTCAGTTGGTAACTTTGCTGCCAGACTCTTAGTAAGACTTTTTCCAGAGCTTTTTACTTCAGATAACCTCAGACTGCAATACAACCATTCAGGGGCTTGTAACAAGAAGCAGCTTGATCCTGTCAGACTGAGACTCATCCGCCATTATGTTGAAGCTGTTTATCCTGTTGAAAAGATGGATGAAGTTTGGCATTATGAATGTATACCAAGCATTGATGAAAGATGCAGACGtccaaatagaaaaaaatgtgacATATTGAAAAAAGCCAAGAAAGCAAAAAAGTGA